A single genomic interval of Lathyrus oleraceus cultivar Zhongwan6 chromosome 7, CAAS_Psat_ZW6_1.0, whole genome shotgun sequence harbors:
- the LOC127108144 gene encoding uncharacterized protein LOC127108144 isoform X1 — translation MDDEVVQRVFHEGGRDYFQQQPSTSSSSSSILQSLPLHVSFDHGYYLLVKSIQELREKKDGLVTVGIGGPSGSGKTSLTEKVASVIGCTVISMENYCDGVDEGNVLDSIDFVTLIKNLEDLTKGEDTLIPEFDYQQKRCIGYKKIMSTSSGVVIVDGTYALHAKLRSLLDIRVAVVGGVHFSLLSKVRYDIGDSCSLDYLIDSIFPLFRKHIEPDLHHAQIRINNSFVSSFREAIYKVKCRSKSSDGYPGSSSQGNQAQTDNFIEMYLRPPSASEEAGINDWIKVRQSGIRYYLSLGDQRIVDKNFIIRPKAEFEVGRMTLGGLLALGYIVVVSYKRASTTVNYGKVSMSFETIDVLGETFLVTRGTDRKTVGTEALKMGINGPWITKSYLEMILERKGVPRLSTPPLVSNTTVTGSQETTIVAPKPIRVTPNLVTGLEDLSQPWTRSPTKSKIEPFLATWRFMSTDSSHIDNTVLDPSSFRDTVRLAPMPDSYDLDRGLLLAVQAIQALLENKGVPVIVGIGGPSGCGKTSLAHKMANIIGCEIISLESYYKQIKDFKYDDFNSLDLSLLSKNIDDIRNGRRTKVPIFDLESGARSGFKELEVSEDCGVIIFEGVYALHPDIRMSLDLWIAVVGGVHSHLISRVQRDKSRVGCFISQNEIMMTVFPMFQQLIEPHLVHAHLKIRNDFDPVLSPESSLFVLKSNKKVAYQDILSILDPAKFCSSVQKFIDIYMRLPGIPSNGQLTDSDCIRVRICEGRFALLIREPIREGNFIIQPKVDFDISITTVAGLLNLGYQAVAYIEASAFIYQDGKILIEVDHLQDVPGPYIQIKGVSKDAVAAAGSMLKLDGSYTTKSYLEIVLERLPTMERTSGGINFQQSTRLLEIMDFIQSQGCSTSSESSSSRVVSPIEGIIEEMQSKIRRLERWLAINTVLWTFLMSAIVGYSLYQRRRQ, via the exons ATGGATGATGAAGTTGTTCAGCGAGTTTTCCATGAAGGAGGACGCGATTACTTCCAACAACAGCCTTCAACTTCTTCCTCTTCCTCATCCATTCTTCAATCTCTCCCTCTCCATGTG TCTTTTGATCATGGATATTATTTGTTGGTAAAATCTATCCAAGAACTCCGAGAGAAGAAAGATGGCCTTGTTACAGTTGGCATTGGTGGTCCAAGCGGTTCTGGTAAAACAAG CTTAACAGAGAAGGTGGCATCTGTTATTGGTTGTACTGTTATATCAATGGAGAATTATTGTGATGGAGTTGATGAAGGAAATGTTCTGGATTCTATAGATTTTGTTACCCTTATCAAGAATCTTGAG GATTTGACAAAAGGCGAGGATACATTAATTCCAGAGTTTGATTATCAGCAAAAGAGATGCATAGGCTATAAAAAAATAATGAGTACTTCATCTGGAGTG GTAATAGTTGATGGTACATACGCATTGCACGCAAAACTGCGGTCTTTACTGGATATTCGAGTTGCAGTG GTTGGTGGTGTTCATTTTAGTCTACTTTCTAAAGTTCGCTATGACATTGGAGATTCTTGTTCATTGGATTACCTTATAGATAGCATTTTTCCATTATTTAGGAAGCACATTGAGCCAGATCTTCATCATGCACAG ATCAGAATTAACAACAGCTTTGTGTCATCATTTAGAGAGGCAATCTACAAGGTTAAATGCAGAAGCAAG TCTTCAGATGGATATCCTGGTTCTTCCTCTCAAGGAAATCAAGCTCAAACAGATAA TTTTATTGAAATGTACCTTAGACCACCTTCGGCTAGTGAAGAAGCAGGGATAAATGATTGGATTAAAGTGCGGCAGTCTGGAATTAGGTATTATTTATCCCTTGGTGACCAGAGGATTGTTGACAAGAATTTCATTATCAGGCCAAAAGCTGAGTTTGAG GTTGGACGAATGACATTGGGTGGGTTGCTGGCTCTTGGGTACATTGTGGTGGTTAGTTATAAACGCGCATCCACAACTGTCAATTATGGCAAGGTTTCAATGTCGTTTGAAACCATTGATGTTCTTGGCGAGACATTCTTGGTCACGAGAGGAACTGATAGGAAG ACTGTTGGAACAGAAGCATTGAAGATGGGTATCAATGGACCTTGGATTACTAAATCATATCTTGAAATGATTCTTGAGAGAAAAG GTGTACCCCGTCTTAGTACACCACCACTTGTGTCTAATACAACTGTGACTGGCAGTCAAGAAACAACAATCGTTGCACCAAAGCCAATTCGTGTTACCCCTAACCTTGTTACTGGCCTCGAGGATTTATCTCAGCCATGGACCCGATCCCCAACAAAATCAAAAATAGAACCTTTTCTGGCTACATGGCGTTTCATGTCTACAGATTCCTCCCATATTGACAACACAGTCCTAG ATCCCTCATCTTTCAGGGACACCGTTAGGCTTGCTCCCATGCCTGATTCATATGACCTGGACAGGGGGCTGCTATTGGCAGTTCAAGCAATACAA GCTTTGTTGGAGAATAAAGGTGTTCCAGTCATTGTTGGAATTG GTGGTCCAAGTGGGTGTGGGAAGACAAGTTTGGCTCATAAAATGGCAAATATTATTGGTTGTGAAATAATTTCTCTAGAAAGTTATTACAAACAAATAAAGGACTTTAAATATGATGATTTCAACTCACTTGATTTATCTTTGTTATCAAAG AATATTGATGACATAAGAAATGGACGAAGAACAAAAGTACCTATATTTGACTTAGAAAGTGGTGCTCGGAGTGGCTTCAAGGAACTTGAAGTTTCTGAAGATTGTGGAGTG ATTATATTTGAGGGCGTCTATGCGTTGCATCCGGATATCCGAATGTCACTTGACTTGTGGATTGCTGTT GTAGGAGGCGTTCATTCACATTTGATTTCACGAGTTCAAAGGGATAAGAGTAGAGTGGGATGTTTTATTTCCCAAAATGAGATCATGATGACAGTGTTTCCTATGTTCCAACAACTTATTGAACCCCATCTTGTTCATGCACAT CTGAAAATTCGAAACGACTTTGACCCTGTGCTTTCTCCCGAGAGTTCACTGTTTGTATTGAAGAGTAACAAAAAA GTAGCTTATCAAGATATTCTATCCATTCTTGATCCAGCAAAATTTTGCAGTTCAGTGCAGAAATTTATCGATATTTACATGAGGCTTCCTGGGATCCCTTCTAATGGTCAACTGACAGACAGTGATTGTATTCGGGTTAGAATATGTGAAGGCAGATTTGCATTACTGATACGTGAG CCTATCAGAGAAGGAAACTTCATCATTCAGCCTAAAGTGGATTTTGATATTAGCATTACAACGGTTGCCGGTCTTCTTAACCTTGG GTATCAAGCAGTTGCTTATATTGAAGCGTCTGCATTCATCTACCAGGATGGAAAG ATTCTAATTGAGGTTGATCATCTACAAGATGTCCCTGGTCCATACATTCAGATAAAGGGTGTTTCTAAAGATGCTGTGGCAGCAGCAGGTTCAATGCTTAAGTTGGATGGTTCGTATACTACTAAG AGTTACCTTGAAATAGTTTTGGAAAGACTACCAACAATGGAGAGAACTTCTGGTGGGATTAACTTTCAGCAATCAACAAGACTGCTAGAGATTATGGACTTTATTCAATCTCAG GGATGTAGCACTTCTTCAGAATCCTCATCAAGCAGGGTAGTCTCTCCTATTGAAGGCATTATTGAGGAGATGCAATCAAAGATTAGAAGGCTTGAAAGGTGGCTTGCGATAAATACG GTTCTGTGGACATTTCTAATGTCAGCCATTGTTGGTTATTCACTTTATCAAAGAAGGCGTCAATGA
- the LOC127108144 gene encoding uncharacterized protein LOC127108144 isoform X2 — MSTSSGVVIVDGTYALHAKLRSLLDIRVAVVGGVHFSLLSKVRYDIGDSCSLDYLIDSIFPLFRKHIEPDLHHAQIRINNSFVSSFREAIYKVKCRSKSSDGYPGSSSQGNQAQTDNFIEMYLRPPSASEEAGINDWIKVRQSGIRYYLSLGDQRIVDKNFIIRPKAEFEVGRMTLGGLLALGYIVVVSYKRASTTVNYGKVSMSFETIDVLGETFLVTRGTDRKTVGTEALKMGINGPWITKSYLEMILERKGVPRLSTPPLVSNTTVTGSQETTIVAPKPIRVTPNLVTGLEDLSQPWTRSPTKSKIEPFLATWRFMSTDSSHIDNTVLDPSSFRDTVRLAPMPDSYDLDRGLLLAVQAIQALLENKGVPVIVGIGGPSGCGKTSLAHKMANIIGCEIISLESYYKQIKDFKYDDFNSLDLSLLSKNIDDIRNGRRTKVPIFDLESGARSGFKELEVSEDCGVIIFEGVYALHPDIRMSLDLWIAVVGGVHSHLISRVQRDKSRVGCFISQNEIMMTVFPMFQQLIEPHLVHAHLKIRNDFDPVLSPESSLFVLKSNKKVAYQDILSILDPAKFCSSVQKFIDIYMRLPGIPSNGQLTDSDCIRVRICEGRFALLIREPIREGNFIIQPKVDFDISITTVAGLLNLGYQAVAYIEASAFIYQDGKILIEVDHLQDVPGPYIQIKGVSKDAVAAAGSMLKLDGSYTTKSYLEIVLERLPTMERTSGGINFQQSTRLLEIMDFIQSQGCSTSSESSSSRVVSPIEGIIEEMQSKIRRLERWLAINTVLWTFLMSAIVGYSLYQRRRQ, encoded by the exons ATGAGTACTTCATCTGGAGTG GTAATAGTTGATGGTACATACGCATTGCACGCAAAACTGCGGTCTTTACTGGATATTCGAGTTGCAGTG GTTGGTGGTGTTCATTTTAGTCTACTTTCTAAAGTTCGCTATGACATTGGAGATTCTTGTTCATTGGATTACCTTATAGATAGCATTTTTCCATTATTTAGGAAGCACATTGAGCCAGATCTTCATCATGCACAG ATCAGAATTAACAACAGCTTTGTGTCATCATTTAGAGAGGCAATCTACAAGGTTAAATGCAGAAGCAAG TCTTCAGATGGATATCCTGGTTCTTCCTCTCAAGGAAATCAAGCTCAAACAGATAA TTTTATTGAAATGTACCTTAGACCACCTTCGGCTAGTGAAGAAGCAGGGATAAATGATTGGATTAAAGTGCGGCAGTCTGGAATTAGGTATTATTTATCCCTTGGTGACCAGAGGATTGTTGACAAGAATTTCATTATCAGGCCAAAAGCTGAGTTTGAG GTTGGACGAATGACATTGGGTGGGTTGCTGGCTCTTGGGTACATTGTGGTGGTTAGTTATAAACGCGCATCCACAACTGTCAATTATGGCAAGGTTTCAATGTCGTTTGAAACCATTGATGTTCTTGGCGAGACATTCTTGGTCACGAGAGGAACTGATAGGAAG ACTGTTGGAACAGAAGCATTGAAGATGGGTATCAATGGACCTTGGATTACTAAATCATATCTTGAAATGATTCTTGAGAGAAAAG GTGTACCCCGTCTTAGTACACCACCACTTGTGTCTAATACAACTGTGACTGGCAGTCAAGAAACAACAATCGTTGCACCAAAGCCAATTCGTGTTACCCCTAACCTTGTTACTGGCCTCGAGGATTTATCTCAGCCATGGACCCGATCCCCAACAAAATCAAAAATAGAACCTTTTCTGGCTACATGGCGTTTCATGTCTACAGATTCCTCCCATATTGACAACACAGTCCTAG ATCCCTCATCTTTCAGGGACACCGTTAGGCTTGCTCCCATGCCTGATTCATATGACCTGGACAGGGGGCTGCTATTGGCAGTTCAAGCAATACAA GCTTTGTTGGAGAATAAAGGTGTTCCAGTCATTGTTGGAATTG GTGGTCCAAGTGGGTGTGGGAAGACAAGTTTGGCTCATAAAATGGCAAATATTATTGGTTGTGAAATAATTTCTCTAGAAAGTTATTACAAACAAATAAAGGACTTTAAATATGATGATTTCAACTCACTTGATTTATCTTTGTTATCAAAG AATATTGATGACATAAGAAATGGACGAAGAACAAAAGTACCTATATTTGACTTAGAAAGTGGTGCTCGGAGTGGCTTCAAGGAACTTGAAGTTTCTGAAGATTGTGGAGTG ATTATATTTGAGGGCGTCTATGCGTTGCATCCGGATATCCGAATGTCACTTGACTTGTGGATTGCTGTT GTAGGAGGCGTTCATTCACATTTGATTTCACGAGTTCAAAGGGATAAGAGTAGAGTGGGATGTTTTATTTCCCAAAATGAGATCATGATGACAGTGTTTCCTATGTTCCAACAACTTATTGAACCCCATCTTGTTCATGCACAT CTGAAAATTCGAAACGACTTTGACCCTGTGCTTTCTCCCGAGAGTTCACTGTTTGTATTGAAGAGTAACAAAAAA GTAGCTTATCAAGATATTCTATCCATTCTTGATCCAGCAAAATTTTGCAGTTCAGTGCAGAAATTTATCGATATTTACATGAGGCTTCCTGGGATCCCTTCTAATGGTCAACTGACAGACAGTGATTGTATTCGGGTTAGAATATGTGAAGGCAGATTTGCATTACTGATACGTGAG CCTATCAGAGAAGGAAACTTCATCATTCAGCCTAAAGTGGATTTTGATATTAGCATTACAACGGTTGCCGGTCTTCTTAACCTTGG GTATCAAGCAGTTGCTTATATTGAAGCGTCTGCATTCATCTACCAGGATGGAAAG ATTCTAATTGAGGTTGATCATCTACAAGATGTCCCTGGTCCATACATTCAGATAAAGGGTGTTTCTAAAGATGCTGTGGCAGCAGCAGGTTCAATGCTTAAGTTGGATGGTTCGTATACTACTAAG AGTTACCTTGAAATAGTTTTGGAAAGACTACCAACAATGGAGAGAACTTCTGGTGGGATTAACTTTCAGCAATCAACAAGACTGCTAGAGATTATGGACTTTATTCAATCTCAG GGATGTAGCACTTCTTCAGAATCCTCATCAAGCAGGGTAGTCTCTCCTATTGAAGGCATTATTGAGGAGATGCAATCAAAGATTAGAAGGCTTGAAAGGTGGCTTGCGATAAATACG GTTCTGTGGACATTTCTAATGTCAGCCATTGTTGGTTATTCACTTTATCAAAGAAGGCGTCAATGA